In one window of Mycteria americana isolate JAX WOST 10 ecotype Jacksonville Zoo and Gardens chromosome 24, USCA_MyAme_1.0, whole genome shotgun sequence DNA:
- the DIRAS1 gene encoding GTP-binding protein Di-Ras1 — translation MPEQSNDYRVVVFGAGGVGKSSLVLRFVKGTFRDTYIPTIEDTYRQVISCDKSVCTLQITDTTGSHQFPAMQRLSISKGHAFILVFSVTSKQSLEELKPIYQQIVQIKGSVESIPIMLVGNKCDETQREVESREGEAVAKEWKCAFMETSAKMNYNVKELFQELLNLEKRRNVSLTIDGKRSSKQKRTDKIKGKCSIM, via the coding sequence ATGCCGGAGCAGAGCAACGACTACCGGGTGGTGGTGTTCGGTGCCGGTGGCGTGGGCAAGAGCTCACTGGTGCTGCGCTTTGTGAAGGGGACCTTCCGGGACACCTACATCCCCACCATCGAGGACACCTACCGCCAGGTCATCAGCTGCGACAAGAGCGTCTGCACCCTGCAGATCACCGACACCACGGGCAGCCACCAGTTCCCGGCCATGCAGCGTCTCTCCATCTCCAAGGGCCATGCCTTCATCCTGGTCTTCTCCGTCACCAGCAAGCAGTCCCTGGAGGAGCTGAAGCCCATCTACCAGCAGATCGTGCAGATCAAGGGCAGCGTGGAGAGCATCCCCATCATGCTGGTGGGCAACAAGTGCGACGAGACCCAGCGGGAggtggagagcagggagggggaggccgTGGCCAAGGAGTGGAAATGCGCCTTCATGGAGACCTCGGCCAAGATGAACTACAACGTCAAGGagctcttccaggagctgctgaacctggagaagaggaggaacgTGAGCCTCACCATCGACGGGAAGCGCTCCAGCAAGCAGAAGAGGACAGACAAAATCAAGGGGAAGTGCAGCATCATGTAG
- the SLC39A3 gene encoding zinc transporter ZIP3 — protein sequence MKIVVTKVLCLLGICVLMLAGSLLPVKIIEADYEKAHRSKKVLALCNSFGGGVFLATCFNTLLPAVREKLSEVLRQGNVTTDYPVAETIMMVGFFVTVFVEQLILTFQKEKPSFIDLETFNAGSDVGSDSEYESPFIASSRGRTLYSEHGHHSHSHGLNIQELSRSSPLRLIGLVFALCTHSIFEGLALGLQEEGGKVMSLFLGVAIHETLVAVALGISMAKTSLPLKDAVKMAVTVSLMIPLGISIGMGIESTQNAASNITSLLLQGIAGGTFLFITFFEILAKELEDKNDRLLKVLFLVLGYTALAGLVFFKW from the exons ATGAAGATCGTGGTCACCAAAGTGCTGTGTCTGCTGGGCATCTGTGTCCTCATGCTGGCTGGGTCCCTTCTCCCTGTCAAGATAATTGAGGCTGATTACGAGAAAGCTCATCGCTCCAAGAAGGTTCTTGCCCTCTGCAATTCTTTTGGAGGAGGGGTCTTCCTGGCCACCTGCTTCAATACCttgctgcctgccgtgagagaaAAG CTCAGTGAAGTTCTCAGGCAGGGGAACGTGACCACGGACTACCCGGTGGCTGAGACCATCATGATGGTTGGCTTCTTTGTGACGGTCTTTGTGGAACAGCTCATCTTGACCTTCCAGAAGGAAAAGCCCTCTTTTATTGACTTAGAGACCTTCAACGCTGGTTCAGATGTCGGGAGCGACTCTGAATACGAGAGTCCCTTCATCGCATCTTCCCGAGGACGCACGTTGTACAGTGAACACGGTCACCACTCCCACAGCCACGGCCTGAATATCCAGGAGCTCTCCCGCTCCAGCCCCTTACGGCTCATCGGGCTGGTGTTTGCTTTGTGTACACACTCCATCTTCGAAGGACTGGCCCTGGGCTTGCAGGAGGAGGGCGGCAAAGTCATGAGCTTGTTCCTCGGAGTTGCCATTCATGAGACGCTGGTCGCGGTGGCATTGGGCATCAGCATGGCCAAGACCTCGTTGCCACTGAAGGATGCTGTGAAGATGGCTGTCACGGTGAGCCTGATGATTCCTCTGGGCATTAGCATTGGGATGGGGATTGAGAGCACCCAAAATGCGGCCAGCAACATTACTTCCCTGCTCCTGCAAGGCATTGCGGGGGGCACTTTCTTGTTCATCACCTTCTTTGAGATCCTTGCGAAGGAATTGGAAGACAAGAACGACCGTCTCTTGAAGGTTCTCTTCCTGGTGCTGGGCTACACGGCTCTGGCTGGGCTGGTCTTCTTCAAGTGGTGA
- the SGTA gene encoding small glutamine-rich tetratricopeptide repeat-containing protein alpha isoform X2 has product MADQKRLAYSIIQFLHDQLQNGGLSPDAQESLEVAIQCLETAFGVSMEDQGLAVSQTLPEIFEAAAGKEPEHIRTNSEPITPSEDDIAEAERLKTEGNEQMKAENFEAAVSFYGKAIELNPSNAVYFCNRAAAYSKLGNYAGAVRDCERAIGIDPNYSKAYGRMGLALSSLNKHTEAVVYYKKALELDPDNDTYKSNLKIAEQKMKETPSPTGGPGGFDLAGLLNNPGFMSMASNLMNNPQVQQLMSGMISGGHNPMGAAGTSPSTNDLASLIQAGQQFAQQMQQQNPELIEQLRSQIRSRTPSASNEDQQE; this is encoded by the exons ATGGCAGACCAGAAGCGCCTTGCCTATTCCATCATCCAGTTTCTACACGACCAGCTACAGAATGGGGGTCTGTCTCCAGATGCTCAAGAGAGTTTGGAAG TGGCCATCCAGTGCCTGGAGACAGCATTTGGGGTCTCGATGGAAGACCAAGGCCTAGCTGTGTCCCAGACTCTTCCTGAAATATTTGAAGCTGCTGCAGGAAAG GAGCCTGAACACATCAGAACAAATTCGGAGCCCATCACCCCCTCTGAAGATGACATAGCTGAAGCTGAAAGACTCAAGACTGAAG GAAATGAacaaatgaaggcagaaaacttTGAAGCTGCTGTGTCTTTCTATGGAAAAGCAATTGAATTAAATCCATCCaatgctgtgtatttttgcaACAG agctgctgcatACAGTAAACTAGGAAATTATGCCGGAGCAGTGAGAGACTGCGAAAGAGCTATAGGCATTGATCCAAACTACAGCAAAGCTTATGGCAGAATGGG CTTGGCCCTCTCCAGtttaaataaacacacagaaGCTGTTGTTTACTACAAAAAAGCCCTGGAGCTGGATCCAGACAATGATACATACAAGTCAAACCTTAAAATAGCCgaacagaaaatgaaggagaCTCCTAGTCCA ACCGGAGGTCCAGGAGGATTTGATTTAGCTGGCTTGCTGAACAACCCTGGCTTCATGAGTATG GCATCTAACCTAATGAACAATCCACAAGTACAACAGCT CATGTCTGGGATGATTTCTGGTGGCCACAACCCcatgggagcagcaggcaccAGCCCCTCCACGAATGATCTCGCCAGCCTCATACAAGC GGGCCAGCAGTTTGCTcagcagatgcagcagcagaaTCCTGAATTAATAGAGCAGCTACGAAGCCAGATTAGGAGTCGAACTCCAAGTGCCAGTAACGAAGATCAGCAGGAATGA
- the SGTA gene encoding small glutamine-rich tetratricopeptide repeat-containing protein alpha isoform X1 — protein MADQKRLAYSIIQFLHDQLQNGGLSPDAQESLEVAIQCLETAFGVSMEDQGLAVSQTLPEIFEAAAGKEPEHIRTNSEPITPSEDDIAEAERLKTEGNEQMKAENFEAAVSFYGKAIELNPSNAVYFCNRAAAYSKLGNYAGAVRDCERAIGIDPNYSKAYGRMGLALSSLNKHTEAVVYYKKALELDPDNDTYKSNLKIAEQKMKETPSPTGGPGGFDLAGLLNNPGFMSMASNLMNNPQVQQLNDSYFHSMSGMISGGHNPMGAAGTSPSTNDLASLIQAGQQFAQQMQQQNPELIEQLRSQIRSRTPSASNEDQQE, from the exons ATGGCAGACCAGAAGCGCCTTGCCTATTCCATCATCCAGTTTCTACACGACCAGCTACAGAATGGGGGTCTGTCTCCAGATGCTCAAGAGAGTTTGGAAG TGGCCATCCAGTGCCTGGAGACAGCATTTGGGGTCTCGATGGAAGACCAAGGCCTAGCTGTGTCCCAGACTCTTCCTGAAATATTTGAAGCTGCTGCAGGAAAG GAGCCTGAACACATCAGAACAAATTCGGAGCCCATCACCCCCTCTGAAGATGACATAGCTGAAGCTGAAAGACTCAAGACTGAAG GAAATGAacaaatgaaggcagaaaacttTGAAGCTGCTGTGTCTTTCTATGGAAAAGCAATTGAATTAAATCCATCCaatgctgtgtatttttgcaACAG agctgctgcatACAGTAAACTAGGAAATTATGCCGGAGCAGTGAGAGACTGCGAAAGAGCTATAGGCATTGATCCAAACTACAGCAAAGCTTATGGCAGAATGGG CTTGGCCCTCTCCAGtttaaataaacacacagaaGCTGTTGTTTACTACAAAAAAGCCCTGGAGCTGGATCCAGACAATGATACATACAAGTCAAACCTTAAAATAGCCgaacagaaaatgaaggagaCTCCTAGTCCA ACCGGAGGTCCAGGAGGATTTGATTTAGCTGGCTTGCTGAACAACCCTGGCTTCATGAGTATG GCATCTAACCTAATGAACAATCCACAAGTACAACAGCT cAATGACAGTTATTTCCACAGCATGTCTGGGATGATTTCTGGTGGCCACAACCCcatgggagcagcaggcaccAGCCCCTCCACGAATGATCTCGCCAGCCTCATACAAGC GGGCCAGCAGTTTGCTcagcagatgcagcagcagaaTCCTGAATTAATAGAGCAGCTACGAAGCCAGATTAGGAGTCGAACTCCAAGTGCCAGTAACGAAGATCAGCAGGAATGA